The Arenicella xantha genome window below encodes:
- the ahpC gene encoding alkyl hydroperoxide reductase subunit C produces MALINTKIKPFTTQAFKNGEFIEVSEKDVEGKWAVFFFYPADFTFVCPTELGDVQDKYAELKSRGVEVYSVSTDTHFVHKAWHDASDTIGKIEYTMLGDPNGVITTNFEVMRPGVGLADRATFVVDPDGIIQAMEITAEGIGRDAEDLLRKVKAAQYVREHPGEVCPAKWKEGEATLAPSLDLVGKI; encoded by the coding sequence ATGGCTTTAATCAATACGAAAATCAAACCCTTCACCACTCAAGCATTCAAAAACGGTGAGTTCATCGAAGTAAGCGAAAAAGACGTCGAAGGAAAGTGGGCGGTTTTCTTCTTTTACCCAGCAGATTTCACGTTCGTGTGCCCGACTGAGCTTGGCGACGTACAAGACAAATACGCTGAACTAAAGAGCCGCGGCGTAGAAGTATACTCCGTATCAACTGACACACACTTCGTACACAAAGCTTGGCACGACGCGTCAGACACAATCGGCAAAATCGAATACACCATGTTAGGTGACCCGAACGGCGTTATTACAACTAACTTTGAGGTTATGCGCCCCGGTGTTGGACTGGCTGACCGCGCGACATTCGTAGTAGACCCAGACGGCATCATCCAAGCAATGGAAATTACCGCCGAAGGCATTGGTCGTGACGCTGAAGATTTACTACGTAAGGTAAAAGCAGCTCAGTATGTACGCGAACATCCAGGTGAAGTTTGCCCAGCCAAATGGAAAGAAGGCGAAGCAACATTAGCACCATCACTTGACCTAGTTGGCAAAATCTAA
- the ahpF gene encoding alkyl hydroperoxide reductase subunit F produces MLTPDILNALKTYTASMQNNVTLVLQTGEHSKRAELVDFLTQITGVSDQLTLVERDAGLRSPISFALETESDTGVQFSGIPSGHEFNSLILAILWASGTAMKLDSNLQSMVARLDQPVHFEVFISLSCHNCPDVVQALNQFALLNANITSEMIDGGLFPSLIEQRDIQGVPSVYLDGELFANGKVEVSDLVNKLIERFPAMTATSDAPQLPLQDVTVIGGGPAGVAAAIYSARKGLAVTMIAERVGGQVKDTMGIENLISVPKTTGPELTGNMQSHLDDYDVTIKEHVRVESLEKGHVKTIRLSSGELITSKSVIIATGARWRELGVPGEKENIGNGVAYCPHCDGPFFKGKDVAVIGGGNSGIEAAIDLAGIVKSVTVFEFMPELKADQVLINQAEKRDNITILKNVATNQIVATDGKVTAIEYTDRATDVKSMLNLAGVFVQIGLIPNSQFLKGIVDMTQYGEIVIDEKCNTSEDGIFACGDVTTVPYKQIVIAMGEGSKASLAAFEYLMAYEPVSEDLAA; encoded by the coding sequence ATGTTAACCCCCGATATCTTAAATGCGCTGAAAACTTACACAGCGTCAATGCAAAACAACGTCACCCTTGTATTGCAAACCGGTGAGCACTCTAAACGTGCTGAGCTGGTTGATTTTTTAACTCAAATCACCGGTGTGTCTGACCAATTGACACTAGTCGAACGCGACGCAGGGCTACGCAGCCCGATCAGCTTTGCGCTTGAAACAGAGTCGGATACCGGTGTGCAGTTTTCAGGTATTCCAAGTGGGCATGAATTTAATTCACTGATCTTGGCAATATTGTGGGCGTCTGGCACAGCGATGAAACTTGACTCAAACTTGCAGTCTATGGTCGCACGTCTCGACCAGCCTGTGCATTTTGAAGTATTTATCAGTCTGAGTTGTCATAACTGTCCAGATGTCGTTCAAGCACTCAATCAATTTGCATTGCTTAACGCCAATATTACAAGCGAGATGATCGACGGCGGCTTATTCCCGAGCTTGATCGAACAGCGTGACATTCAGGGCGTACCCTCAGTGTACTTAGACGGCGAACTGTTCGCTAATGGCAAAGTCGAAGTCAGCGACTTAGTTAATAAGTTAATCGAACGCTTTCCAGCGATGACCGCCACGAGCGATGCACCGCAGCTACCATTGCAAGACGTAACGGTAATTGGCGGCGGCCCAGCAGGCGTGGCAGCAGCTATTTATAGCGCTCGTAAAGGCTTAGCCGTAACCATGATTGCCGAACGTGTGGGCGGCCAAGTTAAGGACACCATGGGCATTGAAAACTTGATTTCAGTTCCCAAAACCACTGGCCCTGAATTAACCGGCAATATGCAATCGCATTTGGACGACTACGACGTCACTATCAAAGAGCATGTGCGTGTCGAATCGCTCGAGAAAGGTCACGTTAAAACAATCCGCTTATCCTCTGGTGAATTAATTACCAGCAAAAGCGTAATAATCGCAACCGGCGCACGCTGGAGAGAGCTCGGCGTACCGGGAGAAAAAGAAAATATCGGTAATGGCGTCGCCTATTGCCCACACTGTGACGGCCCCTTCTTCAAGGGCAAAGACGTAGCAGTGATCGGCGGTGGAAACTCTGGTATCGAAGCGGCTATCGATTTGGCCGGCATTGTGAAGTCAGTCACCGTGTTTGAATTCATGCCTGAGCTAAAAGCCGACCAAGTACTAATTAACCAAGCCGAAAAGCGCGACAATATTACGATCTTAAAGAATGTAGCGACTAATCAAATCGTAGCAACCGACGGTAAAGTGACTGCGATCGAGTACACTGATCGCGCAACCGACGTAAAGAGTATGCTCAATCTAGCCGGTGTGTTTGTGCAGATCGGGTTGATACCAAATAGCCAGTTCTTAAAAGGTATTGTCGATATGACACAGTATGGCGAAATCGTTATCGATGAAAAGTGCAACACATCAGAAGACGGAATTTTCGCCTGCGGTGACGTTACCACAGTGCCCTACAAACAGATCGTTATCGCCATGGGCGAAGGGTCTAAAGCATCGCTCGCCGCATTCGAATACTTAATGGCATATGAGCCGGTAAGCGAAGATTTAGCTGCCTAA
- a CDS encoding trans-sulfuration enzyme family protein, with amino-acid sequence MSSSQDKLFDSAKKLSPRRNSTEAHSIKELAAEQLSHFNIEVDGELGRTLLEVVERVYECQGNVELMWQASMDGMQNLDASEKTALFNAKKFLSFQLAKVLDTLQNPFRTNYQQLGFSQSTLSAKSAYPVFDNVNAIFSATPVITRTATYIYACAEWISDAFEGKEMMLDIYSRLLNPTSISLANHIVDLEAGPYANEYLAWNFNSGMAAIDATLSHVLGHEDILIASQNIYGGAHQLIHDWFAKPSNLNVAVKQFAGEETQAFVDTLAAVKEQYADRIAAGKQIYLYIESPCNPHGYVLDVPELCKLAHAAGVRVILDATVGTPFLVQPLQREDSNERPDFVIHSYTKDLTGSGSVIAGCVIARNADMFIPKGQDGWDNTMFWNVYYIKGAFLNADTAFEVMAGMRTLEVRMLKKCITTQVFATFMDSHPMIKVNCNGLATNKNRALAEKNLFLGFPAGLFTVDMGKQVPDEAFHRFFDCLEPAFAHMISLGQTNSIVSCPGLTTHSELNAEQQQEAQIFPTTIRFAMGIENPVDLIKHLVIATELSIDQAIPGFSKQFMSIDEARKMAQEIYVDMHQRYSQAVM; translated from the coding sequence ATGTCCTCATCTCAAGATAAGCTGTTTGATTCCGCCAAGAAGTTGTCGCCACGACGTAATTCTACCGAAGCTCATTCGATTAAGGAGCTGGCAGCTGAGCAGCTTAGCCATTTCAATATTGAGGTCGACGGCGAGCTAGGGCGGACACTACTGGAGGTAGTTGAGCGTGTCTATGAGTGTCAGGGGAATGTCGAGCTTATGTGGCAGGCCTCAATGGACGGCATGCAAAACCTTGATGCGTCGGAAAAAACCGCCCTATTCAATGCCAAAAAATTCTTATCATTCCAGCTCGCAAAAGTACTGGATACCTTACAAAACCCATTTCGGACCAACTATCAACAACTCGGTTTTAGTCAGTCGACTTTGAGCGCGAAATCCGCTTATCCGGTGTTTGACAATGTTAATGCGATTTTCTCGGCTACGCCGGTGATTACGCGTACGGCCACCTATATTTATGCTTGTGCTGAGTGGATCAGTGATGCGTTCGAAGGTAAGGAGATGATGCTTGATATCTATTCGCGTCTGCTCAACCCCACATCGATCTCGCTGGCGAATCATATTGTTGATCTCGAAGCGGGCCCTTATGCGAATGAGTATCTAGCTTGGAACTTTAATAGCGGCATGGCGGCGATTGACGCCACCTTGTCGCATGTTTTGGGGCATGAAGATATTCTGATTGCGAGCCAAAATATTTACGGTGGCGCGCATCAATTGATTCATGATTGGTTTGCTAAGCCATCTAATCTGAACGTGGCGGTTAAGCAGTTCGCTGGTGAAGAAACGCAGGCCTTTGTTGATACGCTGGCCGCGGTTAAAGAGCAGTACGCGGACCGCATTGCGGCCGGCAAACAGATCTATTTGTATATCGAGTCACCGTGTAATCCACATGGCTACGTGTTAGATGTGCCTGAGCTATGTAAATTGGCGCATGCCGCTGGAGTTCGAGTGATTTTGGATGCCACGGTTGGCACTCCCTTTTTAGTCCAGCCATTACAGCGCGAAGATTCTAATGAGCGCCCCGACTTTGTGATTCACAGTTACACCAAAGATCTTACGGGTTCAGGGTCGGTGATAGCTGGCTGTGTGATTGCGCGCAATGCCGATATGTTTATTCCTAAAGGTCAGGATGGTTGGGACAACACCATGTTCTGGAATGTGTACTACATTAAGGGCGCGTTTTTGAATGCTGATACCGCATTTGAGGTCATGGCGGGTATGCGCACATTGGAAGTTCGAATGTTAAAGAAATGCATCACGACTCAAGTGTTCGCCACGTTTATGGATTCGCATCCGATGATCAAGGTGAATTGCAATGGTTTAGCGACCAATAAGAATCGAGCCTTGGCTGAAAAAAACCTGTTCTTGGGCTTTCCTGCCGGTTTGTTCACTGTGGATATGGGTAAGCAGGTGCCGGACGAAGCTTTTCATCGCTTCTTTGATTGTCTTGAGCCGGCATTCGCGCACATGATTAGCCTTGGCCAAACCAACAGTATTGTTAGCTGCCCGGGTTTAACAACTCACTCTGAATTAAACGCAGAGCAGCAGCAAGAGGCTCAAATATTTCCGACCACTATTCGATTCGCGATGGGAATTGAGAATCCAGTCGATCTAATTAAACATTTAGTGATTGCCACTGAGTTGTCAATCGATCAAGCGATTCCAGGTTTTTCAAAACAGTTTATGTCGATAGACGAAGCGCGTAAGATGGCACAAGAAATTTACGTGGATATGCACCAGCGTTACAGCCAAGCCGTAATGTAA
- a CDS encoding flavin reductase family protein: protein MLILPEAIDASQMYKLLIGAVTPRPIAWVSSMSQSGQVNLAPFSFFTVASANPPVLCFNPLYRGAREEKDTLANIREQNEFVVNTVSYRDLEVMNLSCHDLPPGHNEFEYANVASEASSKVAPPRVANSVASFECRLNQIVDLGDQALSGHLVLGDVVAVHVQDSAIEDYRIDSDQLDAIGRMAGTDYTLTRERVQLKR from the coding sequence ATGTTGATTCTACCTGAAGCAATTGATGCCTCTCAAATGTATAAACTGTTGATCGGTGCGGTGACTCCTCGACCGATCGCCTGGGTTTCATCGATGTCTCAATCGGGGCAGGTCAATCTTGCGCCTTTTTCGTTCTTTACAGTGGCCAGCGCCAATCCCCCAGTGCTGTGTTTTAACCCCCTGTATCGTGGCGCGCGCGAAGAGAAAGACACGCTGGCCAACATTCGAGAACAAAACGAATTTGTGGTTAATACGGTAAGCTACCGTGATCTTGAGGTAATGAACCTTTCGTGCCACGATTTGCCGCCGGGCCATAACGAATTTGAATATGCCAATGTGGCGTCTGAAGCTTCGAGCAAAGTGGCACCACCGCGAGTTGCAAACTCCGTAGCTAGTTTTGAGTGCCGGCTTAATCAAATAGTTGACCTCGGTGATCAGGCTTTGTCGGGACACTTGGTATTAGGCGATGTGGTGGCTGTTCATGTACAGGATAGCGCCATTGAGGACTACCGCATTGATAGTGATCAGCTTGATGCGATTGGGCGTATGGCTGGAACTGATTACACATTGACCCGCGAGCGAGTACAGCTTAAGCGCTAA
- a CDS encoding dihydrofolate reductase family protein, producing MNRKINYHIAVTLDGYICHQDASIDGFLMEGPHADDFVSSLQNYDAVLMGSKTYQFGFQFGLEPGQPAYPGLHHYVFSRSLSFESSDSVTLVNTSVCDKVNELRNMNGKDIWLCGGGELAGYLLNKGLIDTLTVKVNPILFGSGRQLFCGLNNPVSLTHTSSKTYPNGVVLNEYLINKNM from the coding sequence ATGAATAGAAAAATCAATTACCATATTGCTGTCACATTGGATGGCTATATTTGTCACCAAGATGCCAGCATCGACGGGTTTCTAATGGAAGGCCCCCATGCCGATGATTTTGTTAGTTCATTGCAAAACTACGATGCAGTTCTGATGGGCAGCAAAACCTATCAATTTGGTTTTCAGTTTGGCCTAGAACCAGGCCAGCCGGCGTACCCAGGTTTGCACCATTATGTCTTCTCGCGCTCGCTTAGCTTTGAGTCGTCGGATTCCGTTACCTTAGTCAACACATCTGTTTGCGACAAAGTAAATGAACTACGAAATATGAATGGCAAGGATATATGGCTGTGTGGCGGCGGCGAACTGGCTGGCTATCTATTGAATAAAGGATTAATCGACACATTAACGGTAAAGGTTAATCCCATTCTATTCGGGTCTGGCCGCCAACTATTTTGTGGCTTGAATAACCCGGTTAGCCTAACTCATACGTCGTCCAAGACTTATCCGAACGGTGTGGTTTTAAATGAGTACCTAATCAATAAAAACATGTAG
- a CDS encoding DUF1801 domain-containing protein: MKANNLPMPTSVQQAFDAYPTEIRTVMQCLRELIFDVAKQWQLGPVNESLKWGEPSYTVTGGSPVRIDWKAKQPDQVGLYFHCQTSLVETFRELYKESLSFSANRSIVVPYQSTDTLNDLPLAELEHCVLLAFKYHKLKHLPLLGE; this comes from the coding sequence ATGAAAGCCAATAACTTGCCGATGCCGACTAGCGTACAACAAGCCTTTGACGCTTATCCAACCGAAATACGTACTGTAATGCAGTGCCTGCGAGAACTAATCTTTGATGTGGCCAAACAATGGCAGCTCGGGCCGGTTAACGAAAGCCTAAAATGGGGCGAACCAAGCTACACGGTTACTGGTGGCAGCCCTGTGCGAATCGACTGGAAAGCCAAACAACCGGATCAAGTCGGCCTGTACTTTCACTGTCAAACCAGCTTAGTAGAAACCTTTCGTGAGCTCTATAAAGAGTCATTATCGTTCAGCGCCAATAGATCAATTGTCGTCCCGTATCAATCTACCGATACGCTGAACGATTTGCCATTGGCCGAACTCGAACATTGTGTTTTGCTGGCCTTCAAATACCATAAATTGAAGCACTTGCCACTGCTTGGTGAATAG
- a CDS encoding hydrogen peroxide-inducible genes activator, producing the protein MISFKQIRYALAIQKHLHFRNAAEECAVSQSALSTALSEMERIIGFTVFERDNKKVLVTPIGEQFLSKAKAIQLQVDDLMALTQVRDAVLSYPMSVGIIPTICPYILPKVLPALSEEYPSFQFNVVEEQSAPLLDMVRDGEIDAAILALPYKVDGLLSFEFWAEDLYWISHTELANGSSEVITAKELEDKRLMLLKDGHCLKDQALSACKIGSDKAQSLSATSLSTLIQLVIGKIGTTLIPEMALAQLVEANPSLVAKRLSEPGPHRRIAFVVRPNYPSLHNIEALMTLFKGQLGKLV; encoded by the coding sequence ATGATTTCATTTAAGCAAATTCGCTATGCGCTGGCTATCCAGAAACACCTACATTTCCGTAACGCAGCGGAAGAATGTGCTGTTTCACAATCTGCTTTAAGTACTGCGTTATCTGAAATGGAGCGGATCATCGGATTTACCGTGTTCGAGCGTGATAACAAAAAAGTGTTGGTCACGCCTATCGGCGAACAGTTCTTATCTAAGGCTAAGGCAATACAATTACAAGTGGATGACCTAATGGCTTTAACTCAGGTGCGTGATGCAGTGTTGAGTTATCCGATGTCGGTGGGAATTATTCCAACTATTTGTCCGTACATCCTGCCTAAAGTGCTACCTGCGTTGAGTGAGGAATATCCAAGCTTTCAATTTAATGTGGTTGAAGAGCAGTCAGCACCGTTGCTCGACATGGTCAGAGATGGTGAGATTGATGCCGCCATCTTGGCACTTCCATATAAGGTCGATGGGTTATTGTCGTTTGAATTTTGGGCAGAAGACTTATATTGGATCAGTCATACTGAATTGGCCAACGGTAGCAGCGAGGTGATCACCGCCAAGGAGTTGGAAGATAAACGCCTAATGTTGCTGAAGGATGGCCATTGTTTGAAAGATCAAGCATTGAGCGCTTGTAAGATTGGCAGTGACAAAGCGCAAAGTCTAAGCGCGACGAGTCTTAGTACATTGATTCAATTAGTGATTGGTAAGATTGGCACTACGTTGATTCCTGAAATGGCCTTAGCGCAGCTAGTAGAAGCAAACCCAAGTCTGGTTGCCAAACGTCTATCTGAGCCAGGTCCGCATCGGCGCATCGCGTTTGTGGTGAGACCTAATTATCCAAGTTTGCACAATATCGAAGCTTTGATGACATTGTTTAAAGGCCAACTTGGCAAGCTAGTCTAG
- a CDS encoding ABC1 kinase family protein: protein MDNEKSKEKAIPRSRFGRFSRVARMAGGVAAGMLGEGARQLGQGNRPKMSDLLLTPANAKRVAKQLSTMRGAAMKVGQLLSMETSDFLPQELSDILAQLRDKAFTMPKKQLLAALQNAYGDNWQAKFTEFDYQPLAAASIGQVHRATTLDGDSIVLKVQYPGVAESIDSDVDNIATLLRVTKLLPKHMDISQLLADAKTQLHEEADYLREAEHLSAFYTLLQDDHDYCVPKLYPELSTKQILAMEYVDGTPIETLGDIDPADVDRLASKLFALTFRELFELRTMQTDANFANYQYQRLPKKIVLLDFGATRSFSKKFTIDYKRLLRAVVSHDEDAILKAADRLGYQASSAPIEYQRFLIALFSVALEPLAHQGLYDFATARLSERLSELTDEVYGFKEFWQTPPTDILYLHRKLGGVFMLATRLKARVNAHALLEPYLQRLD from the coding sequence ATGGATAATGAAAAATCAAAAGAAAAAGCGATCCCGAGATCTCGATTCGGACGCTTTAGTCGCGTGGCACGGATGGCTGGCGGCGTGGCTGCCGGTATGCTCGGCGAAGGCGCGCGCCAACTAGGCCAAGGCAATCGCCCGAAAATGAGCGATCTCTTGCTGACCCCGGCCAATGCCAAACGAGTCGCCAAACAGCTATCGACCATGCGAGGTGCGGCTATGAAAGTCGGCCAATTGCTGTCGATGGAAACCAGCGATTTTTTGCCACAGGAGCTTTCGGACATTCTGGCACAGCTGCGCGACAAAGCCTTTACCATGCCCAAGAAGCAGTTACTGGCTGCCTTACAAAATGCCTACGGTGACAACTGGCAAGCCAAATTTACCGAGTTCGACTATCAACCCTTAGCTGCCGCCTCAATCGGCCAAGTCCACCGAGCAACAACTCTGGACGGCGACAGTATCGTGTTGAAGGTGCAATACCCGGGCGTGGCCGAAAGTATTGACAGCGATGTCGACAACATCGCCACCTTGTTGCGCGTAACCAAGCTACTACCCAAGCATATGGACATCAGCCAATTGCTGGCTGATGCTAAGACACAGCTGCACGAAGAAGCCGATTACCTTCGAGAGGCTGAGCACCTAAGTGCGTTCTATACGCTGCTGCAGGATGACCACGATTATTGCGTTCCAAAGCTCTACCCCGAATTGAGTACTAAGCAAATTTTGGCAATGGAATACGTCGACGGAACGCCAATTGAAACGCTGGGCGACATTGACCCTGCTGACGTAGACCGCTTAGCCAGCAAACTGTTTGCACTGACATTTCGAGAATTGTTTGAGTTACGCACAATGCAGACCGATGCCAACTTTGCTAACTATCAGTATCAGCGCCTGCCAAAAAAAATCGTCTTATTGGATTTTGGTGCCACACGTTCATTCAGTAAAAAATTCACCATAGACTATAAACGCCTATTGCGGGCGGTAGTCAGCCATGATGAAGATGCGATCCTCAAGGCCGCTGACAGATTAGGCTATCAAGCGAGTAGTGCACCAATTGAATATCAACGTTTTTTGATCGCACTGTTTAGTGTGGCACTAGAGCCATTAGCTCACCAAGGTCTTTATGATTTCGCCACGGCTAGGTTATCAGAGCGCCTCTCTGAACTCACTGATGAGGTTTACGGTTTTAAGGAGTTTTGGCAAACCCCGCCCACCGATATCCTGTACTTACACCGTAAACTGGGCGGTGTATTCATGTTAGCAACGCGGCTCAAGGCCCGCGTTAATGCGCATGCCCTGCTCGAGCCGTATCTACAACGACTCGACTGA
- a CDS encoding Lrp/AsnC family transcriptional regulator gives MSDIDQIDFEIIAALRNNARMTNKDLADQVRLAPSSCLERVRYLRARGYIRDAHIEVNLAALGLGLQAMVAIRLAQHSRVGLEAFQQYVLSFSEVLQVYHLSGANDFMVHIAVKDAETLRDFVLDSFAERPEVAHIETAVIYQAVKNWNLPDTLSKE, from the coding sequence ATGAGCGATATAGACCAAATAGACTTCGAAATAATTGCCGCATTAAGGAACAATGCTCGGATGACGAACAAGGACTTAGCTGACCAAGTTAGGTTAGCACCATCCTCTTGCTTAGAGCGCGTACGTTACTTACGCGCCCGAGGCTACATTCGCGACGCTCACATCGAAGTTAATTTAGCCGCACTTGGTTTGGGGCTGCAGGCCATGGTCGCAATCCGCTTGGCACAACACTCGCGCGTCGGTCTCGAAGCATTTCAACAATATGTTTTAAGCTTCAGCGAGGTTTTGCAGGTATACCATCTAAGTGGCGCAAATGATTTCATGGTGCATATCGCTGTGAAAGATGCTGAAACCTTACGCGATTTTGTGCTCGACTCATTTGCCGAGCGACCCGAAGTAGCGCATATTGAAACGGCGGTAATTTACCAAGCAGTGAAAAACTGGAACCTCCCCGACACACTCAGCAAAGAATAA
- the ggt gene encoding gamma-glutamyltransferase → MRTIIGLLFVIGLTACGVVKTPLSVPPGGVDAKQTQAEQVPAQVISQGMVVTANPHASKVGADILRAGGSAVDAAIAIEAVLSLVEPQSSGLAGGGFMLYFDNKTNQITVYDGRETAPANAKADMFLNQDGESIGYLNAKHSGLSTGVPGVVSLLQLAHEDHGKLPWGAHFERAIQLAEEGFEISPRLHSFIQRFGKYIPAKLADGPVDAYQYFFDANGEPRALGSKRTNLAYAKTLRILAQDPAAFYHGEIAQEIVEQVGLLPRAGSLTLADMAAYKAQRHQPLCKRYQSKRLCGPPPSSSWVAVGMIAGLLESVPAFSVGGADDSLNWSIFADAQRLAYADRDQYVADEQFVEVPLSGLLDQRYLDKRAEQIQRGQAIQVIAPGDPWPYEEQAKVAYGLDATNDVAGTTHFVVVDGDGNVVSMTASVESIFGSTRMAGGMFLNNQLTDFSFTPRDESGQLIANRVEPGKRPRSSMSPTIVLDANDEFYMATGSPGGNSIIAYTAKTLVGVIDWGLSPQQAVNLPNMVARGDSVRIEKDRATDELIAGLRKAGFEVKESAGENSGLSVIVRQADGRLQGGVDPRREGVIEVVDY, encoded by the coding sequence ATGCGAACTATTATTGGACTATTATTTGTTATCGGTTTAACGGCTTGTGGTGTCGTTAAAACTCCGCTATCTGTGCCACCAGGCGGCGTAGACGCCAAGCAAACACAGGCCGAGCAGGTACCAGCGCAAGTCATATCACAAGGTATGGTCGTCACTGCCAATCCACACGCTAGCAAAGTCGGTGCCGATATTCTGCGAGCCGGTGGTTCAGCAGTTGATGCAGCGATCGCGATCGAAGCGGTATTGAGCCTAGTTGAGCCACAGAGTTCTGGTTTAGCTGGTGGTGGTTTCATGTTGTACTTCGACAACAAAACTAATCAAATTACGGTTTACGACGGACGTGAAACGGCGCCGGCGAATGCCAAGGCCGATATGTTCCTCAACCAAGATGGTGAATCCATCGGCTACCTCAATGCTAAGCACAGCGGGCTTTCCACTGGTGTGCCCGGAGTAGTGTCGTTACTCCAGTTGGCACACGAGGATCATGGCAAGCTGCCGTGGGGAGCGCATTTTGAACGTGCTATTCAGTTAGCCGAAGAAGGCTTTGAGATATCGCCGCGCTTGCACAGTTTTATTCAACGGTTCGGCAAGTACATACCTGCTAAATTAGCCGATGGGCCGGTGGATGCCTACCAATATTTTTTCGATGCGAATGGCGAGCCGCGTGCGTTAGGCAGCAAGCGTACCAACTTGGCGTATGCGAAAACTCTACGAATCTTGGCGCAAGATCCGGCTGCTTTCTATCATGGAGAAATAGCGCAAGAGATTGTTGAGCAAGTTGGCTTGCTGCCTCGTGCGGGCAGTTTGACTCTTGCCGACATGGCAGCCTATAAAGCGCAGCGCCATCAACCGTTGTGTAAGCGATATCAAAGTAAGCGTCTTTGCGGTCCGCCGCCATCTTCGTCATGGGTTGCTGTGGGTATGATCGCGGGCTTGCTTGAGTCAGTGCCAGCATTCAGCGTGGGCGGTGCTGATGATTCATTGAATTGGTCGATCTTTGCTGATGCTCAACGTTTAGCCTATGCCGACCGTGACCAATACGTAGCTGATGAGCAGTTTGTTGAAGTGCCATTATCGGGCTTATTAGATCAACGTTATTTAGATAAACGAGCTGAGCAAATTCAGCGCGGTCAAGCAATTCAAGTTATCGCTCCCGGCGATCCATGGCCATATGAAGAACAAGCCAAAGTCGCCTATGGTCTCGATGCGACCAATGATGTGGCCGGCACTACGCATTTTGTCGTGGTCGATGGTGATGGTAATGTGGTGTCAATGACCGCCAGTGTCGAGAGTATCTTTGGCTCAACTCGGATGGCTGGTGGTATGTTTCTGAATAACCAGTTAACCGACTTTTCGTTCACTCCTCGTGATGAAAGTGGTCAGTTAATTGCCAATCGTGTTGAACCCGGTAAGCGACCGCGCTCTTCAATGTCACCGACTATTGTGCTGGATGCTAATGATGAGTTCTACATGGCCACGGGGTCGCCTGGCGGTAATTCGATAATCGCATATACCGCGAAGACCTTAGTGGGCGTAATAGACTGGGGCTTGAGCCCGCAGCAAGCCGTGAATTTACCCAATATGGTGGCGCGTGGCGATAGCGTGCGAATTGAAAAAGATCGTGCCACCGATGAATTGATAGCTGGTTTGCGTAAAGCTGGTTTTGAAGTCAAAGAGAGTGCTGGAGAAAATTCCGGCTTGAGTGTAATAGTTCGGCAAGCCGATGGTCGTTTACAAGGTGGGGTTGATCCGCGGCGTGAAGGAGTCATTGAGGTGGTTGATTACTAA